The segment CCCACCAGAAATGAAGAGGAAAGTCGGTACCCAGCTCGGGTGCAAACCGCACCTGATCTTCTTCTCCAAACCCTTCAAAACTCTTGGGAGAGGGATGGAAGGGGTGACCGAACAGGAGGCTTTGTTCCGCTTTACGGGAAGAAGTAAGCACATTCTTTTCTCCTCCACCGCTTTTTCCAACCAGCCAATCCATTTTGTCCCGGCTGTTCTGAATCCGATCCAACAATTCTTTCTTCCTTTGAGCAAACTTTCGATCCTGCCCCGGCTCCCGCCATTCCTCCATCAACAGGCAGGCCAATTCCAGGGAATCCCTTATGTTATTCCAACTTTTTTTATCGCACTTTCTCTGAAAAAAAACATCCCCATAAGCATGAAAGCCGGTGATGGATCGGTGAACCAAATGGCCTGCCAACCATATTCCGCTGTGAGGCAGAAACACTGTAAACCATGGATGTGTACCGGCTTCCTCTCCTGTCATCTCTAACTGCCGATAAAGATGATCCTCTCTTTTAACCGGAATCGGCACCAGCCCTTCTTCCCGAAAAAAAGTGTTTAACAGACGCTCCATCGTCTCTCGTTCTGCGGGGGGAACTCCTTCCAAGGCCTGTGCCACAGCGTTGTCATTCATGAATGTCATCCTTTCCTTCAGCGTCATCCCTGCGCTCTTTTTTTCCGGAGCTCCTCTCTTGGGTACAGCCTGTGTAACCAAGAGAGTCACATCCCTGTTTGGGGAAATCGCCCCGGAACAACCGGTCCATGTCTGCATCCTGTCTGGGATACCCAAATGAGCGAAAGCTGTATTTCATCCCTCTGTTAACCGGCAACAAGTGTTACACATCATCGAGTTTCAGTTGACCCAATCATACTTGACCCACCTCTGAATCCCTTGTCGAAGCATACAGTGGCAACAACCTTCCTCCATGTTGCTCCAGGGCACGACGGTAAATCGCTTCGGCACAGGCAATGTCTTCAATGGCCATCCCCATGGGATTCAGAACAATTCTTTCATCCTCCTTTTCCCGTCCCGGTTTGGTACCGATGATGATTTCTCCCAACTCCCCGTGAAGGTGATTCCGGGAAAAACGACCTTCCAATACCAGTTGATGGATGACTTTCCGTTCCCGATTGCTCTGATCCCAGTCATCGACCACCACTTTATCCACCCCGGTGAAGACCTCCTTGTGAAGGTCCATGATGGAAATGTTGCTGACAAAGGCCCCCTTGGGAATCCACTCCAATGGAATATAGGGTCGATCCGTCACTGTACAGGGAACCAGAACTTCCGCCTGTTCCACCGTTATCCGTGGGGTATCCGTAACGGTTACCGCTAACTTTGGATATCTCTTCCGCAAGAGAAGAGCCAGCCGATTCGCTGCTTCCGCGTTCTGATCATGCAAAAGGATTCTGCGAATGGCGGGAAACTGCTCAAGGAGACTAAAAGTGTGCATCCGGGCAATGACCCCGCATCCAATGATCCCCACCTGTTCAAACCCCTCACGGGCCAAATATCGGGCCGCCAGAACGGTCACCGCTGCCGTACGCATCCCGCTGATCAGACTTCCTTCCATTACCGCTACCGGATAATGGGTTTTGGGATCATTAAGAATAATCAAAGCACTCGCCCGCTCCAACCCCCGTTTATCCGGATTGTCATGCTTGCTTCCCACCCACTTTATCCCTGACATACCCGGCGAACCAATATGGGCAGGCATGGCAATGATCCGATCTGCGATGTGTCCTTCCGGTTCCACCCGTAAATAGGGTTTCAGAGGTTGTACAAATTCTCCCCTGGCATGGGCAATCAATGCCTGTCTCACTGCTTCCACGTAAAGGTGGGAGCGATCCCCTCCTATTTCCC is part of the Kroppenstedtia pulmonis genome and harbors:
- the sbnB gene encoding 2,3-diaminopropionate biosynthesis protein SbnB, with product MEHMTVLYLSQQDIREIGGDRSHLYVEAVRQALIAHARGEFVQPLKPYLRVEPEGHIADRIIAMPAHIGSPGMSGIKWVGSKHDNPDKRGLERASALIILNDPKTHYPVAVMEGSLISGMRTAAVTVLAARYLAREGFEQVGIIGCGVIARMHTFSLLEQFPAIRRILLHDQNAEAANRLALLLRKRYPKLAVTVTDTPRITVEQAEVLVPCTVTDRPYIPLEWIPKGAFVSNISIMDLHKEVFTGVDKVVVDDWDQSNRERKVIHQLVLEGRFSRNHLHGELGEIIIGTKPGREKEDERIVLNPMGMAIEDIACAEAIYRRALEQHGGRLLPLYASTRDSEVGQV